One segment of Carcharodon carcharias isolate sCarCar2 chromosome 16, sCarCar2.pri, whole genome shotgun sequence DNA contains the following:
- the LOC121289307 gene encoding tumor necrosis factor ligand superfamily member 6-like — translation MEPDYRYPQVYTVGCNPNLTCYPAAANPVLVPTLMKKRKNWQKTCTVMILILTFIILASLALGAFYLFQLHKKIDKLKQVQDDDGQQAKIVGSSEIKKAPEIVAHLTGMNVIKNSMTLVWDAMKDLAFTQGVSYNDGALIIKESGFYLIYSKVYFRGQECQSEMLPEQTVFKRTERYPKPIELMKTRSSINCLGNSGEWSKDSFQSGIFHLLKNERIYVNVSNPSLVNFNQFNTFFGLHKL, via the exons ATGGAACCTGATTACCGATACCCACAAGTTTACACTGTGGGTTGTAATCCAAACCTTACTTGTTACCCAGCAGCTGCGaacccagtactggtgccaacgCTGATGAAAAAAAGGAAGAACTGGCAGAAAACATGCACTGTTATGATTCTGATCCTGACATTCATAATACTGGCAAGCCTGGCGTTGGGCGCATTCTACTTATTCCAACTCCACAAGAAAATCGACAAACTAAAACAG GTTCAGGATGATGATGGTCAACAAGCAAAGATTGTTG GATCTTCAGAGATCAAAAAAGCACCCGAGATTGTTGCACACCTCACAG GAATGAACGTCATTAAGAATTCCATGACACTCGTGTGGGACGCTATGAAGGACCTTGCCTTCACCCAAGGAGTAAGTTACAATGATGGAGCATTAATCATTAAAGAATCTGGATTTTACCTTATTTACTCCAAAGTCTACTTCCGAGGACAGGAGTGCCAATCAGAAATGTTGCCGGAACAAACTGTGTTCAAACGGACTGAACGTTATCCTAAACCTATTGAACTGATGAAAACCAGGAGCAGCATTAATTGTCTTGGGAATAGTGGAGAGTGGTCGAAAGATAGCTTTCAATCAGGAATATTTCATTTATTGAAAAATGAACGCATATATGTTAATGTGTCAAATCCATCCTTAGTTAACTTTAATCAGTTTAACACATTTTTTGGATTACATAAGCTttaa